One Paraburkholderia aromaticivorans DNA segment encodes these proteins:
- a CDS encoding cupin domain-containing protein has translation MTLDNADPGELITVGRLTIRYLIDGAGTGGLGVFELTVPPGSSVPPPHSHTHNEECVYVLEGMLRYSVDGVVRDLAQGQWMHSRRGSVHQFSNPHGDTARALIILTPDIGAQYFRDVGAIINAGEPPDRAKLIAVMSGYGLVPASPK, from the coding sequence ATGACTCTTGACAACGCGGACCCAGGCGAGCTGATCACGGTCGGTCGTCTGACGATTCGGTACCTGATTGATGGAGCCGGCACAGGCGGGTTGGGCGTATTCGAGTTGACCGTGCCTCCCGGCTCGAGCGTTCCTCCACCACACAGTCACACACATAACGAGGAGTGCGTGTATGTGCTGGAGGGCATGCTTCGGTACTCTGTCGACGGAGTAGTCCGGGATCTGGCCCAAGGACAATGGATGCATTCCCGACGCGGATCGGTCCATCAGTTCAGCAATCCACACGGTGACACCGCTCGTGCCTTGATCATACTTACGCCCGACATTGGCGCGCAGTATTTCCGCGATGTCGGAGCCATAATCAATGCGGGTGAGCCGCCCGACCGCGCGAAGCTTATCGCTGTGATGTCCGGGTACGGACTGGTCCCAGCGTCGCCTAAATGA
- a CDS encoding IS5 family transposase (programmed frameshift), whose translation MSKELIDDELWSLIEPLLPARAPRNRQYAGRKPTPDRAVLTGIVFVLRSGIAWNLLPQEMGCGSGTACWRRLVAWQEAGVWQRIHETLLAELRRRGEIDLSRALVDSSSIRAVPGGKKTGPNPTDRRKLGSKHHLIVDAQGIPLAVILSAANRHDITQLDALVEAIPHIRGKRGHPLHKPQIVQGDRGYSSEPHRQRLRERGITPVLAKIGSPHGSGLGKTRWPVERSIAWLHSFRRLKIRYERYAHIHEAFLSLACALICWTRLKPMFN comes from the exons ATGTCTAAAGAACTCATAGACGACGAACTGTGGTCACTCATCGAACCACTTCTGCCTGCGCGAGCACCTCGCAATCGGCAATATGCCGGGCGCAAGCCAACACCCGACCGCGCTGTACTGACGGGCATCGTGTTCGTACTGCGCTCAGGCATTGCGTGGAATCTCCTGCCGCAGGAGATGGGGTGCGGCTCAGGCACTGCCTGTTGGCGACGGCTCGTCGCATGGCAGGAAGCAGGCGTCTGGCAACGCATCCACGAAACGCTGCTGGCCGAACTGCGTCGTCGTGGCGAAATCGATTTATCGCGCGCGCTCGTGGACAGTTCATCGATTCGCGCCGTGC CTGGCGGGAAAAAAACCGGCCCGAATCCCACGGACCGGCGCAAGCTCGGCAGCAAACACCACCTCATCGTCGACGCGCAAGGCATCCCGCTCGCGGTCATCCTGAGTGCAGCGAACCGCCACGACATTACCCAACTCGATGCGCTGGTTGAGGCAATTCCGCACATCAGAGGCAAGCGGGGGCACCCCTTGCATAAACCACAAATCGTTCAGGGCGACCGGGGCTACAGTTCCGAACCACATCGGCAACGTTTGAGAGAACGCGGCATCACGCCGGTGCTCGCAAAAATTGGCTCGCCCCATGGAAGTGGTCTCGGCAAAACGCGCTGGCCAGTCGAGCGTTCGATTGCATGGCTTCACTCGTTTCGACGCCTGAAAATTCGCTACGAACGTTATGCCCATATCCATGAAGCCTTCCTGTCTCTGGCTTGTGCCTTAATTTGCTGGACACGTCTCAAGCCAATGTTTAACTAA
- a CDS encoding methyl-accepting chemotaxis protein yields the protein MLLVAGGIIGVVGVAIGNNDVKELYSSRLASSEALGQANVALSRTRLWLYRIALDPASPDVPKETQTARDLLTASKRAWGTYRMLPFSSSDEAHRAADTNAKFDAFVANGLEPMFSAIATHDAAKILEVWLHVPPSLFIDVSDGMDSLEQIQVAAARATFDAAQARFHLFVGIAIAGSLVALGAAALAWWSLQRAIGTPLAQALSHFGAIADGDLTTLVEVHSGDEMGQLMTGLQAMQSKLVQTISIVRQGSRSIDTAAHEISAGNMDLSQRTEEQAASLEETASSMEELTSTVRQNADNAKQVNQVVSSTAMLTEQGNQATQDVVQTMRGLSDSSGKIAEITGVIEGIAFQTNILSLNAAVEAARAGEQGRGFAVVASEVRSLAQRSATASREIKALITDSLSRVETGAQQADRATRTMAEILTSVRRVSDLIGEIAAASEEQSKGIEQVNQAVAQMDQVTQQNAALVEQASAAALSLKEQAGQLETTVSVFRVGAVKDPEGGYASR from the coding sequence ATGCTGCTAGTCGCCGGTGGCATCATCGGTGTCGTTGGCGTGGCAATTGGCAACAACGATGTGAAGGAGCTGTATTCTAGCCGGCTGGCATCTTCAGAGGCTCTCGGTCAGGCAAACGTAGCACTCTCGCGAACCCGTCTATGGCTGTATCGCATCGCGCTTGACCCGGCCAGTCCAGATGTGCCCAAGGAAACTCAGACCGCCCGTGATCTGCTCACCGCCTCGAAGAGGGCGTGGGGTACATATCGCATGCTGCCCTTTTCCAGCTCCGATGAAGCACACCGTGCCGCCGACACGAACGCGAAGTTCGACGCATTCGTGGCAAACGGCCTGGAACCGATGTTCAGCGCCATTGCCACTCATGATGCGGCGAAGATCCTCGAAGTCTGGCTGCATGTACCGCCGTCGTTGTTTATCGATGTGTCCGACGGCATGGATTCACTCGAACAGATTCAAGTCGCGGCTGCACGAGCGACGTTTGATGCCGCGCAAGCACGCTTTCACTTGTTCGTTGGTATAGCCATCGCCGGTAGTCTGGTGGCGCTTGGTGCGGCGGCGCTCGCATGGTGGTCGCTGCAGCGGGCGATCGGCACGCCGCTAGCCCAGGCACTGTCCCACTTCGGGGCAATTGCCGACGGTGACCTGACCACGCTGGTCGAGGTCCACTCGGGGGATGAAATGGGGCAGCTGATGACAGGCCTGCAGGCGATGCAAAGCAAGCTGGTTCAGACAATCAGTATCGTGCGACAGGGATCGCGGTCGATCGACACCGCCGCCCATGAAATTTCGGCCGGTAATATGGACCTGTCGCAACGGACCGAAGAACAGGCCGCGTCGCTTGAGGAGACCGCCTCGTCCATGGAAGAACTGACTTCGACGGTTCGCCAGAACGCCGACAACGCGAAACAGGTTAACCAGGTGGTGAGCAGTACGGCAATGCTAACCGAGCAGGGCAATCAGGCGACGCAGGATGTCGTCCAGACGATGCGGGGTCTGTCCGACTCTTCCGGCAAGATTGCTGAAATTACAGGCGTAATCGAAGGGATTGCGTTCCAGACCAATATCCTGTCTCTGAATGCGGCCGTGGAAGCGGCACGCGCAGGCGAGCAGGGTCGCGGGTTCGCGGTGGTCGCAAGCGAAGTGCGCTCATTGGCCCAACGCAGCGCCACGGCGTCAAGGGAAATCAAGGCGCTCATTACGGATTCGCTGAGCCGCGTCGAAACCGGTGCGCAGCAGGCGGATCGCGCAACCCGGACGATGGCAGAAATCCTGACTTCTGTGCGAAGAGTCAGCGACCTGATCGGCGAAATTGCCGCCGCGTCCGAAGAACAGTCCAAGGGTATCGAACAGGTCAATCAAGCGGTCGCGCAAATGGATCAGGTAACCCAGCAGAACGCGGCGCTGGTCGAGCAGGCATCAGCGGCGGCGCTATCGCTCAAAGAGCAGGCGGGACAGCTGGAGACTACTGTTTCGGTATTTCGTGTCGGTGCCGTCAAGGATCCCGAGGGTGGATACGCCTCCAGGTAA
- a CDS encoding LysR family transcriptional regulator — translation MDRMAAMETYVSVVEAGSFSAAAKRLKLGQPAVSKSIAQLEERLGVRLLLRSTRGLTPTDAGQRFYEHARRAIEEVDLAEHVARDASTGLSGVLRISAAVTFARLHILPALKTFLDRHPNLQIDIVLDDRTIDLLEKGVDVALRMGSLDDSTMTARRIAQSRRLVVGTPAYLAEAGVPKTPADLSQHQVIVYSLRGGGESWAFSQHGKEVAVVVSGRVSVSAAEGMRTTVLGGLGLAIASEWMFSPELADGSVQAVLPDWELPSIDLWAVFPAGRLVSAKARAFIAFVEEILGAGGSGTGGAPSESQLAD, via the coding sequence ATGGACCGGATGGCAGCAATGGAAACATACGTCAGCGTCGTGGAGGCGGGGTCGTTCTCGGCAGCCGCAAAGCGGCTCAAGCTCGGGCAACCGGCCGTTTCGAAGTCGATCGCGCAACTCGAGGAGCGACTCGGCGTGCGGCTCCTGTTGCGCTCGACACGCGGCCTGACGCCGACCGATGCGGGTCAGCGCTTCTATGAGCACGCACGGCGCGCAATCGAAGAGGTGGACCTCGCCGAGCATGTCGCACGCGACGCGTCGACCGGACTATCCGGTGTGTTGCGCATCAGCGCCGCTGTGACCTTCGCGCGATTGCATATCCTGCCGGCGCTCAAGACGTTTCTGGACCGGCACCCTAACCTGCAGATCGATATCGTGCTGGACGATCGCACCATCGACCTGCTCGAAAAAGGCGTGGACGTGGCGCTGCGCATGGGATCGCTCGACGATTCGACGATGACCGCACGCCGCATTGCGCAAAGCCGTCGGCTGGTGGTCGGAACGCCTGCGTATCTCGCCGAAGCGGGCGTGCCGAAGACGCCTGCGGACCTCAGCCAGCATCAGGTGATCGTGTATTCGTTGCGAGGCGGCGGTGAATCGTGGGCGTTCAGCCAGCACGGCAAGGAAGTGGCAGTCGTCGTGTCCGGGCGCGTCAGCGTCAGCGCCGCCGAAGGCATGCGTACGACGGTGCTCGGTGGATTGGGTCTCGCGATTGCGTCGGAATGGATGTTCTCGCCGGAACTTGCCGACGGGTCGGTTCAAGCGGTACTGCCCGACTGGGAACTGCCCTCGATCGACTTATGGGCAGTTTTCCCGGCCGGACGCCTGGTGAGTGCGAAGGCGCGAGCGTTCATCGCCTTCGTCGAAGAGATACTCGGTGCCGGTGGTAGCGGCACCGGCGGCGCGCCCTCAGAAAGCCAGCTTGCCGATTGA
- a CDS encoding SDR family oxidoreductase, with the protein MTQRTFLITGATKGIGLALTERLIADGHHVVGLAREASDFAGEPVRVDLADRAATGAVLDELVRRHAFDGVVNNVALVRPQHLGEVALNDLDDVLALNLHPAVQTVQALLPGMRTRGWGRIVNISSLTILGMPQRTAYAAAKAALVSFARSCALELAGTGITVNAVAPGPTETVLFRANNPPGSEGEKRYLSAVPMGRFGQPHEIAATIGFLLSDAAAFMTGQTLYVDGGASIGKLAF; encoded by the coding sequence ATGACACAGCGTACATTTCTCATAACCGGCGCGACCAAGGGCATTGGCCTCGCGTTGACGGAACGGCTGATTGCCGATGGCCACCACGTGGTGGGTCTCGCCCGCGAAGCAAGCGATTTTGCGGGTGAACCGGTCCGCGTCGATCTGGCCGACCGTGCTGCAACCGGTGCGGTGCTTGATGAGCTCGTGCGACGTCATGCGTTCGATGGCGTGGTGAACAACGTCGCGCTAGTCAGGCCGCAGCATCTGGGTGAAGTCGCGCTAAACGATCTCGACGACGTTCTCGCGCTGAATCTTCACCCTGCCGTGCAAACGGTGCAGGCGCTGCTTCCCGGTATGCGCACACGCGGCTGGGGCCGGATCGTGAACATTTCCAGCTTGACGATTCTCGGCATGCCGCAACGCACGGCCTATGCAGCGGCGAAGGCCGCGCTAGTGAGTTTTGCGCGTTCGTGCGCACTGGAACTGGCAGGGACAGGTATTACGGTCAATGCCGTCGCCCCGGGTCCGACCGAGACCGTGCTGTTTCGCGCGAACAATCCGCCCGGCAGCGAGGGCGAGAAGCGCTATCTGTCCGCAGTACCGATGGGCCGCTTCGGTCAGCCCCATGAAATTGCCGCGACGATCGGGTTTCTGCTATCCGACGCGGCCGCTTTCATGACCGGTCAGACGCTTTACGTCGACGGCGGAGCGTCAATCGGCAAGCTGGCTTTCTGA
- a CDS encoding peroxiredoxin-like family protein has protein sequence MSLQDKLDAFRADFKAGKPPFNAPAEIHPVMERATAELIASGQAGRAIKAGDRAPHFNLKDQDGNDVSSAALLVKGPLVVTFYRGVWCPYCNIELQAMNEVLPQIQAYGANVVAISPQTPVNSRKSVRTSELGFPVLSDVKGQTGADFGLRFALPDYLIELYKNLKNDLPAFNNDPSWTLPMPARYVIGQDGIVLYSEVNPDYTRRPDPSDMFPVLEKATANA, from the coding sequence ATGTCACTGCAAGACAAACTCGACGCATTCCGGGCCGACTTCAAGGCGGGCAAGCCGCCCTTTAACGCTCCTGCGGAGATTCATCCGGTGATGGAACGCGCCACGGCAGAACTGATCGCCAGCGGACAAGCTGGCCGCGCGATCAAGGCCGGCGACCGCGCCCCGCATTTCAACCTCAAGGATCAGGATGGCAACGACGTATCTTCCGCAGCGTTGCTGGTGAAGGGGCCGCTGGTAGTGACGTTCTATCGCGGTGTCTGGTGCCCGTATTGCAACATCGAATTGCAGGCGATGAACGAGGTGTTGCCGCAGATTCAGGCCTACGGCGCGAATGTCGTGGCGATCTCGCCGCAGACGCCGGTCAACAGCCGCAAGTCCGTGCGCACCAGCGAACTGGGCTTCCCGGTGCTGAGCGACGTGAAGGGTCAAACGGGCGCCGACTTCGGATTGCGTTTCGCCTTGCCCGACTATCTGATCGAGTTGTACAAAAACCTGAAAAACGATCTACCAGCATTCAATAACGACCCCAGCTGGACCTTGCCGATGCCAGCGCGGTACGTCATCGGACAGGATGGGATCGTGCTGTATTCGGAGGTCAACCCGGATTACACGCGTCGTCCGGACCCGTCGGACATGTTCCCGGTTCTGGAAAAAGCGACGGCCAATGCCTGA
- a CDS encoding enoyl-CoA hydratase/isomerase family protein, with translation MSTFDRYKDAYPNARLTRTPDGVLEVRFHTEGAKLVFNGHTHEQFTDMFHQIGEDPDNRVVILTGSGDAFMDAISPEGFDFFTPRGYDKIFREGRKILMNILDIEVPMIAALNGPVLLHSEYVLLCDIVVATPETVFQDMPHAAFGIAPNDGVHLLWPEMIGSIRGRYFVLTQQKLDAAEAKSLGVVNEIVPADQLLDRAHAIAATIAKQPPLTTKYTRIGLTQRLRRVIDEGIGYGLALEGITAAEVARIAAAQNAA, from the coding sequence ATGTCCACGTTCGACCGCTACAAAGACGCTTATCCCAATGCCCGCCTGACCCGTACACCCGACGGCGTGCTCGAAGTCCGTTTCCATACCGAAGGCGCGAAGCTCGTCTTCAACGGCCACACGCATGAGCAGTTCACCGATATGTTTCATCAGATCGGCGAAGATCCGGATAACCGCGTGGTCATCCTGACCGGAAGCGGCGACGCATTCATGGACGCGATCTCGCCGGAAGGTTTCGATTTCTTCACGCCGCGTGGCTACGACAAGATCTTCCGCGAAGGCCGCAAGATCCTGATGAACATCCTCGACATCGAAGTGCCGATGATTGCAGCGCTCAACGGCCCGGTCCTGCTGCATTCGGAATATGTCCTGCTGTGCGACATCGTGGTGGCGACGCCCGAGACCGTGTTCCAGGACATGCCGCATGCCGCATTCGGTATTGCTCCCAACGATGGCGTGCATCTGCTGTGGCCGGAAATGATTGGCAGCATTCGCGGCCGGTACTTCGTGCTCACGCAGCAAAAGCTCGACGCTGCAGAGGCGAAGTCTCTGGGCGTCGTCAATGAAATTGTCCCCGCGGATCAACTGCTCGATCGCGCGCATGCCATCGCCGCGACGATCGCAAAGCAACCGCCGCTCACCACCAAATACACCCGCATCGGCCTGACTCAACGCCTGCGTCGCGTCATCGACGAGGGCATCGGCTACGGCCTCGCGCTCGAAGGCATCACCGCGGCCGAAGTGGCGCGCATCGCAGCAGCACAGAACGCCGCCTGA
- a CDS encoding carboxymuconolactone decarboxylase family protein: MSNFQTYTIDNAPAASKASLENTKRTFGFVPNLQAHMAESPALLAGYSALWDLFSKSTLTPHEQQVVYLNSNFENNCHYCMAGHSTLAKMIEMDAGVIAALRAGTPLPDAKLEALHRFATLVVRERGFVPDADVDAFLAAGYTRQNVLEVILGVATKVMSNYTNHIVHTELDGFMAGNEWTKPVATAAAA, from the coding sequence ATGAGCAACTTCCAAACCTACACGATCGATAACGCACCGGCCGCCTCGAAGGCCAGCCTCGAAAACACGAAACGCACCTTTGGCTTCGTCCCCAATCTTCAGGCGCATATGGCGGAATCGCCCGCGCTGCTGGCTGGCTACTCGGCGCTATGGGACCTGTTCTCAAAAAGCACGCTGACACCGCACGAACAGCAGGTGGTCTACCTGAACTCGAACTTCGAGAACAACTGCCACTACTGCATGGCCGGTCACAGCACGCTGGCAAAGATGATCGAGATGGACGCGGGCGTGATCGCCGCATTGCGTGCCGGCACGCCTCTGCCCGATGCAAAGCTCGAAGCGCTGCATCGCTTCGCGACGCTCGTGGTACGTGAGCGGGGCTTCGTCCCGGACGCAGATGTCGACGCGTTCCTCGCCGCCGGCTACACCCGTCAGAACGTCCTCGAAGTGATTCTGGGTGTGGCGACCAAGGTGATGAGCAACTACACGAACCACATCGTCCACACCGAACTCGACGGCTTCATGGCCGGTAACGAGTGGACCAAACCGGTCGCTACCGCTGCAGCGGCCTAG
- a CDS encoding alpha/beta fold hydrolase, translating to MKETSVRVDGIRSPLLEAGPPDAVDAVVFVHGNPGSTADWTRLVSEVGEFGRALAMDMPGFGAADKPEQFDYSVRGYARHLGRLLVECNVLRAHLVMHDFGGPWGLAWAAANPRAIASVTLINTGILLDYRWHYLARIWQTPWLGELFMATTTRAGMRLLLRHGNPRGLPVEYVDRAFGNFDARTRRAVLRLYRNTRETNGAMQDIANALRPLDLPAQVVWGAHDPYISVDFAEQQRKFFPRAEVLILRDSGHWPFIDDPDAVARMIVPFLRKQLGAS from the coding sequence ATGAAAGAGACATCCGTCCGCGTCGATGGAATCCGCTCCCCCCTGTTGGAGGCGGGACCGCCTGACGCCGTCGACGCAGTCGTTTTCGTGCATGGCAATCCGGGATCAACTGCTGACTGGACGCGATTGGTGTCCGAGGTGGGTGAATTCGGCCGCGCCCTCGCCATGGACATGCCAGGTTTCGGCGCTGCCGACAAACCTGAACAGTTTGACTACAGCGTGCGGGGCTACGCACGACATCTCGGTCGTCTGCTGGTTGAATGCAATGTCCTTCGTGCCCATCTCGTCATGCACGACTTTGGCGGCCCTTGGGGCCTCGCTTGGGCCGCTGCCAACCCTCGCGCTATCGCCAGCGTTACACTCATCAACACAGGTATCTTGCTTGACTACCGGTGGCACTATCTCGCGCGTATCTGGCAGACGCCGTGGCTGGGCGAATTGTTCATGGCCACGACAACGCGTGCCGGGATGCGGCTCCTGCTTCGGCACGGGAACCCGCGAGGCTTGCCGGTGGAATACGTCGACCGGGCGTTTGGCAACTTCGACGCTCGCACCCGACGCGCAGTGCTGCGGCTCTATCGCAACACTCGCGAGACGAACGGCGCCATGCAGGACATCGCCAACGCGTTGCGTCCGCTGGATCTGCCTGCACAGGTTGTATGGGGCGCCCACGATCCCTATATTTCCGTGGACTTCGCCGAGCAACAGCGCAAGTTCTTTCCCCGTGCCGAGGTGTTGATCCTGCGCGACAGTGGGCACTGGCCTTTCATCGACGACCCTGACGCCGTCGCGCGCATGATCGTACCGTTCCTGCGCAAGCAGCTGGGCGCGAGTTGA
- a CDS encoding NAD(P)/FAD-dependent oxidoreductase — protein sequence MNNTEACNTEPPPSGTRINERFDVVIIGAGLAGCTAARLFGLQDLRVALVEHHADVDAFKQLCTHFIQASATATLRHLGLAPLIEDAGGLRNGVDIWTRYGWTGDLAPLDENGEPVFGYNIQRRTLDPILRRLTTNTPGVTSLLGCGVRALVKQDGVVSGVDLGGDRTGVVSAPLIVAADGRSSPLATLAGIKPASSENCRFGAIRAYRGVALRRGNCSQMWLRGPEVGYVFPNDHGITVIAYMATKDKLDGFRANPGEALERSMAGFPDAPDLTSAEPLGNALLVKDYPNLWRRPAVGNIAFVGDALMSIDPLWGVGCGFAFQTAEWLVDALTPALRQERAIAPALHSYAKRVSRELNGHRSLIVDFARRRGLNAIERLNFSAAAKDAAAARHLHAFGARLIGPAKFLSPGALLRAAWVDLRRPAARSAQPDAPV from the coding sequence GTGAACAATACCGAAGCCTGCAACACCGAACCGCCACCATCTGGCACGCGGATTAATGAGCGCTTTGATGTCGTAATTATAGGCGCGGGTCTCGCTGGGTGTACCGCCGCGCGGTTGTTTGGGTTGCAGGACCTACGCGTCGCGCTGGTCGAACATCATGCCGACGTGGACGCTTTCAAGCAGTTATGTACACATTTTATCCAGGCTTCGGCCACGGCAACGCTGCGGCATCTGGGTCTTGCCCCGCTCATTGAGGACGCTGGCGGCCTGCGCAACGGCGTTGATATCTGGACACGCTATGGCTGGACCGGAGACCTCGCCCCGCTCGACGAGAACGGCGAGCCTGTCTTCGGGTACAACATTCAGCGCCGAACCCTCGATCCGATCCTGCGCCGACTGACGACGAACACTCCAGGCGTCACATCCCTGTTAGGGTGCGGCGTGCGTGCGCTGGTGAAACAGGACGGAGTTGTCAGTGGTGTCGATCTCGGCGGGGACCGCACGGGAGTGGTCTCAGCCCCACTGATCGTCGCTGCGGATGGTCGAAGTTCGCCGCTGGCGACGCTCGCCGGTATCAAGCCCGCGTCGTCGGAGAACTGTCGTTTCGGCGCGATTCGCGCTTATCGCGGCGTGGCACTGCGGCGGGGAAATTGCTCGCAAATGTGGTTGCGCGGCCCTGAGGTCGGCTACGTATTTCCCAACGACCACGGCATTACCGTGATTGCCTACATGGCGACCAAGGACAAGCTCGACGGCTTTCGCGCCAATCCGGGTGAAGCACTCGAGCGAAGCATGGCTGGGTTTCCAGATGCCCCCGATCTGACCTCCGCCGAGCCGCTCGGTAACGCGCTGCTTGTCAAGGATTATCCGAACTTATGGCGGCGGCCAGCTGTCGGCAACATCGCTTTCGTGGGCGATGCGCTGATGAGTATCGACCCTCTGTGGGGCGTTGGTTGCGGGTTCGCGTTCCAGACGGCGGAGTGGCTGGTTGATGCGCTTACCCCAGCTCTACGACAGGAGCGGGCGATTGCGCCGGCCCTGCACAGCTACGCGAAGCGTGTTTCTCGGGAACTCAATGGACATCGCTCTCTCATAGTCGATTTTGCACGCCGACGCGGACTCAACGCGATCGAACGGCTGAACTTCTCGGCGGCAGCGAAAGACGCGGCAGCGGCGAGACATCTGCACGCCTTTGGCGCCCGTCTGATCGGGCCGGCAAAGTTCTTGTCGCCCGGCGCTCTGCTGAGGGCCGCTTGGGTCGATCTACGTCGGCCCGCCGCGCGGTCCGCGCAACCTGACGCGCCGGTCTGA
- a CDS encoding lipid II flippase Amj family protein: MDTQLFIICGLTFVIHVIATLAYAVRIAGVRTRRIAVSFSLFGIIALVSRTANSFQGPFIAKRVELDIAQHLEGGLLSDFRLFLVTATAASIVGALLIPTFQRYFSRAVEHFQANRSLPRLLLHIFSRGGINYMRDGARIPSRQNISQLTSGAGVSGRVIALNVFAMAIWTVGVFASLYAGYLKPDLRVTCANLSSVINGFATVVLAVVIDPQVSVMTDDVIEGRISENSFRRAITTLAGARVLGTVCAQVILVPAALLIVRVAELI; encoded by the coding sequence ATGGACACCCAGCTTTTCATCATCTGCGGACTTACATTCGTAATCCACGTCATCGCGACGCTGGCCTATGCGGTACGGATCGCAGGCGTTCGCACGCGGCGTATCGCCGTGTCGTTCTCTCTGTTCGGGATCATCGCCCTTGTCTCCCGAACGGCGAACTCGTTTCAAGGGCCGTTCATCGCCAAACGCGTCGAGCTTGATATCGCTCAGCATCTGGAGGGCGGGTTGCTCAGTGACTTTCGGCTCTTTCTCGTTACAGCCACTGCGGCGAGCATAGTCGGCGCGTTGCTGATCCCAACGTTCCAGCGCTATTTCAGTCGCGCAGTCGAGCACTTTCAAGCCAATCGTTCATTGCCGCGCCTCTTGCTCCACATTTTCAGTCGTGGCGGCATCAACTATATGCGTGACGGTGCACGTATCCCGTCACGCCAAAACATCTCGCAGCTGACGAGCGGTGCGGGTGTCTCTGGAAGGGTGATAGCTCTCAACGTCTTCGCGATGGCCATCTGGACGGTTGGCGTTTTCGCGTCACTCTACGCGGGATACTTGAAGCCAGATTTGCGCGTGACGTGCGCCAATCTATCGTCGGTCATTAATGGATTTGCGACTGTGGTTCTGGCGGTGGTAATCGACCCGCAGGTTTCTGTCATGACGGACGACGTGATCGAAGGCCGAATCTCCGAGAACAGCTTTAGGCGGGCTATCACTACCCTTGCCGGTGCACGTGTTCTCGGGACCGTGTGTGCACAAGTAATCCTCGTACCGGCTGCGCTTCTCATCGTACGCGTCGCCGAGCTAATCTAG
- a CDS encoding porin, protein MKKVPVGLAVSAAIAASAAHAQSSVTLYGLIDAGLMYTNNVKTSATTHGSLFQATSGTINGSRFGLRGAEDLGGGLKAIFVLENGFNVQNGKLGQNGRLFGRQAFVGLSSNDFGSVTLGRQYDSVVDFVAPLSGTAGTFGDTGFAHPYDNDNLNHTLRISNAVKYTSSNYAGLKFGGLYAFSNNTDFTQNRAYSAGASYEYGPFKLAAGYLQINGNGAVPQANTSGAVDLGEAPAQTGGFRFGADVQRVIGAGLNYTFGPAVFGFVYTNSHYQGTQSFNLNNGSQRFDNYELNAKYALTPAVTLGITDTYTDAHLSGAFNATGTQYGTDPKWNQVNLQAVYALSKRTDVYAEGMYQHAIGHNVVAFINTSGGASSTANQVVGTVGMRTRF, encoded by the coding sequence ATGAAAAAAGTCCCTGTCGGCCTCGCCGTATCCGCTGCAATCGCCGCTTCGGCTGCCCATGCACAGAGTTCGGTAACCCTGTACGGCCTAATCGACGCTGGTCTGATGTATACCAACAACGTCAAGACTTCCGCCACTACGCACGGCAGCCTTTTTCAGGCAACCAGCGGCACCATTAACGGCAGCCGGTTCGGTTTGCGCGGCGCCGAAGACCTCGGTGGCGGCCTCAAGGCCATTTTCGTGCTGGAAAACGGGTTCAACGTGCAGAACGGCAAGCTGGGCCAGAACGGCCGGCTGTTTGGTCGCCAGGCATTTGTCGGCCTGAGCAGCAACGACTTCGGTTCGGTGACGCTGGGCCGCCAGTATGACTCGGTGGTCGACTTCGTGGCCCCGCTGTCCGGTACGGCCGGCACGTTCGGCGACACGGGCTTCGCGCACCCGTATGACAACGACAACCTGAACCACACGCTGCGCATCAGCAACGCAGTCAAGTACACGAGCAGCAACTACGCAGGCCTGAAGTTCGGCGGCCTCTACGCGTTCTCCAACAACACGGACTTCACTCAGAACCGTGCTTACAGCGCGGGTGCAAGCTACGAGTATGGCCCGTTCAAGTTGGCCGCCGGCTACCTGCAGATCAATGGCAACGGAGCCGTGCCCCAAGCGAACACCAGCGGCGCGGTTGACCTCGGCGAAGCGCCTGCGCAGACGGGTGGATTCAGGTTCGGGGCGGACGTTCAGCGCGTGATCGGTGCAGGTCTGAACTACACGTTCGGCCCGGCAGTGTTCGGCTTCGTGTATACGAATAGCCACTATCAGGGCACGCAATCGTTCAACCTCAACAACGGTTCGCAGCGCTTCGACAACTATGAACTGAACGCCAAGTACGCGCTGACACCGGCAGTTACGCTGGGCATCACTGACACGTACACCGATGCCCATCTATCAGGCGCGTTCAATGCAACCGGTACGCAGTACGGCACGGATCCGAAGTGGAATCAGGTCAACCTGCAGGCTGTCTATGCGCTTTCCAAGCGCACGGACGTTTACGCCGAAGGCATGTACCAGCACGCAATCGGCCATAACGTTGTCGCCTTCATCAATACGTCGGGTGGTGCGTCGTCGACGGCGAACCAGGTGGTCGGCACGGTCGGGATGCGCACGCGCTTCTAA